The following proteins are co-located in the Pseudomonas sp. DY-1 genome:
- the recD gene encoding exodeoxyribonuclease V subunit alpha, giving the protein MGLADWSLGPLERHFTESLQRLDPQAADSVLAAAALCCQALGAGDVCLPLARWAGQSLFVEGGSGVQAPTLPVWLTALQASPLVAPPGGYAPLTLDGARLYLSRYHAYEAHLADNLLQRALARPVVDEVQLGESLQRLFARNTQQPDWQRLAAAQAVRRNLAVISGGPGTGKTTTVVRLLAALLEQPGGERLAIGLAAPTGKAAARMAEAIRNAKAELPVSDTIKAVLPEEARTLHRLLGSRGDTPKVRHHADNPLPLDVLVVDEASMVDLALMAKLLDALPPNARLILLGDKDQLAAVEAGAVFAELCEGRGLDSVAAADLTRITGQPVPVEQPRSRLGDAVVLLTHSHRFAGDSGIGELARRINGGDARGTQELLRGGHPDLVWNAGPTPTALLERLEAGYAPYFAAVRTADPESAFAAFNGFRALTAQREGPWGVSGINETFEARIKRRLGVPSRERWYPGRAVMVRQNDYALGLFNGDIGLCLATPHGLRVFFEGDEGYRPFAPARLPSHDSAFAMTVHKSQGSEFTEVLLALPEQPSPLLSRALFYTGITRAKKKVEIWGLPARLAEAVSTRAERAAGLAERLKFMPQADSPPAAAPIADKGQDQLSLF; this is encoded by the coding sequence ATGGGCCTGGCCGACTGGTCCCTGGGACCGCTGGAGCGCCATTTCACCGAGAGCCTGCAACGCCTCGATCCGCAGGCGGCGGACTCTGTGCTGGCCGCCGCTGCCCTGTGCTGCCAGGCGCTGGGAGCTGGTGATGTCTGCCTGCCCCTGGCGCGCTGGGCCGGACAATCGCTGTTTGTCGAGGGAGGCTCCGGTGTACAGGCCCCCACCCTGCCCGTCTGGCTGACCGCACTGCAGGCATCGCCCCTGGTGGCGCCGCCCGGCGGCTATGCGCCGCTGACCCTGGATGGCGCCCGGCTCTACCTGAGCCGCTACCACGCCTATGAGGCGCATCTGGCGGACAACCTGCTGCAACGCGCGCTGGCCCGACCTGTGGTGGACGAAGTGCAATTGGGCGAATCCTTGCAGCGGCTGTTCGCCCGCAATACCCAGCAGCCGGATTGGCAGCGCCTGGCAGCGGCTCAGGCCGTGCGCCGCAACCTCGCGGTGATCTCCGGTGGCCCCGGCACCGGCAAGACCACCACCGTGGTGCGCCTGCTCGCGGCCTTGCTGGAACAGCCGGGCGGTGAGCGGCTGGCTATCGGCCTGGCTGCGCCCACCGGCAAGGCCGCCGCGCGCATGGCCGAGGCCATCCGCAACGCCAAGGCCGAACTGCCGGTGAGCGACACTATCAAGGCAGTCCTGCCCGAAGAGGCACGCACCCTGCACCGGCTCCTCGGCAGCCGTGGCGACACGCCAAAGGTTCGCCATCACGCTGATAACCCGCTGCCGCTGGATGTGCTGGTGGTGGACGAAGCCTCCATGGTCGACCTGGCGCTGATGGCCAAGCTGCTTGACGCCCTGCCTCCCAATGCCCGGCTGATCCTGCTGGGTGACAAGGACCAACTGGCGGCGGTGGAGGCTGGCGCGGTGTTCGCTGAGCTTTGCGAAGGCCGTGGCCTGGACTCCGTGGCGGCGGCAGACCTCACGCGTATCACCGGCCAGCCAGTGCCGGTGGAGCAACCCCGTTCGCGCCTGGGCGATGCCGTGGTGCTGCTGACCCATAGCCATCGTTTCGCGGGCGACAGCGGCATTGGCGAACTGGCGCGGCGCATCAACGGCGGTGATGCTCGCGGCACTCAGGAATTGCTACGTGGCGGCCATCCGGACCTGGTCTGGAACGCTGGCCCTACCCCGACTGCCTTGCTGGAGCGGCTGGAGGCGGGTTATGCCCCCTACTTCGCTGCTGTACGCACTGCCGACCCCGAGTCGGCGTTCGCCGCCTTCAACGGTTTCCGCGCCCTGACCGCCCAGCGTGAAGGCCCCTGGGGTGTCAGTGGCATCAACGAAACCTTCGAGGCGCGCATCAAGCGACGGCTGGGCGTGCCTTCCCGCGAGCGCTGGTACCCCGGTCGGGCGGTGATGGTGCGGCAGAACGATTACGCCCTTGGTCTGTTCAATGGCGATATCGGCCTGTGCCTGGCCACGCCCCATGGCCTGCGGGTGTTCTTTGAAGGCGACGAGGGCTATCGCCCCTTCGCCCCGGCCCGCCTGCCCAGCCACGACAGTGCCTTCGCCATGACGGTTCACAAGAGCCAGGGGTCGGAGTTCACCGAGGTGTTGTTGGCGTTGCCGGAACAGCCCAGCCCGTTGCTCAGCCGCGCGCTGTTCTACACCGGCATCACCCGGGCGAAGAAGAAGGTAGAGATCTGGGGCCTGCCGGCACGCCTGGCTGAGGCGGTCTCGACTCGCGCCGAGCGAGCAGCAGGATTGGCAGAGCGCCTGAAATTCATGCCGCAGGCCGACAGCCCACCAGCGGCGGCACCCATAGCGGACAAGGGACAGGATCAGTTGAGCCTGTTCTGA
- the recB gene encoding exodeoxyribonuclease V subunit beta — MSLDLLKDPFTGRSLIEASAGTGKTWTLTALYARLLLERQLGVGQILVVTYTTAATAELRERIRARLAALLAMYEGALAPDPVLAGLYAQYPGEDAHRRLLLAVHGFDEAAIFTIHGFCQRALQDAAFEAGGDFDSELATDDREVLDALLADLWRRELAEAEPAWARFLAQKRITPVSLRQRLRSHLGKPYLRVEPRELKAGDLSAASEAWTHAQAFWQRQGAECVAQLAQLDGLNKRSYDAAKFAIWQTELDAYFADPAALFAPPTGLEKLGTEALAKATKKGFDAPDHALCAALQRLFDALAEAAPAGEARLIDLQVRLLDTLNRELPARKAAQRLLAFDDLLNRLDDALCGPAGDALGEALRERYPVALIDEFQDTDPVQYAIFHRVYEERGDLCFVGDPKQAIYAFRGADLATYLKARDEAARQYSLDTNHRSTPQLIAALNQVFDRPLPFAEPGLDYPPVGASSKARARLVLPEAVAPLELVWLGDEPLGKGEAGGAVATDTARRIAGLLAASARGEAYFEEDGVRSPLKGGDIAVLVASHRQAGDVAAELADRGVPSVRRGRDSVWHSEEAAELAAVLAAYAEPGREGVLRYALSTRLLGRDAQQLARCQDDEHAWDEERENAERYHQLWQQQGFMRAFRAWLDEQGVAERLIALPDGERRLTNLLHLAELLQTESLQRPGLEPLLTWFNAQRAAESHGDDALLRLESDAERVQIVTVHTSKGLEYPLVFCPYLWDGALLRREEDITCHAEDGTPLLDLGGEDYDNHRATARRERFAERLRLAYVALTRARDRLWLHWGPVALPKAKKDGELPEDGLHSCALAWLLHGRELDEADVLAALARHLASRDGVALRAELETLANASEGQIAVVELQAEEASAQGESRALPPAGLATLERTLASAWRVGSFSGLAAGLHMEAPDRDGLVIPPATEPGSGFFAFPRGARAGTCLHAVLEDWMRGEGELSALVQKHLQGHGLPDSWTDIASAHLQLVLDTDLDGQGLSLSALAAHRRLPELGFTFPVAGLDVGRLRAILTDPVHALPDAMRAAAERLEFDTLKGFMKGFIDLTFEHDGRWYIADYKSNWLGPDASYYGGDRLTQAIAAEHYHLQYLIYLVALRRFLRQRLDGFSSEQLGGAWYLFLRGMPDAGVFFHRPADSLLDALDLLFEEGH; from the coding sequence ATGAGCCTCGACCTGCTCAAGGACCCCTTCACCGGCCGCAGCCTGATCGAGGCCAGCGCCGGTACCGGCAAGACCTGGACCCTGACCGCCCTGTATGCGCGCTTGTTGCTGGAGCGCCAGCTCGGCGTCGGGCAGATCCTGGTGGTGACCTACACCACGGCCGCTACCGCCGAGCTGCGCGAGCGCATTCGCGCGCGGTTGGCGGCATTGCTCGCCATGTACGAGGGCGCGCTGGCGCCCGATCCGGTGCTGGCCGGGCTGTATGCCCAGTACCCCGGTGAAGACGCCCATCGCCGCCTGTTGCTGGCGGTGCATGGTTTCGACGAGGCGGCCATCTTCACCATCCACGGCTTCTGCCAACGCGCGCTTCAGGATGCCGCGTTCGAGGCCGGAGGCGACTTCGACAGCGAACTGGCAACCGACGACCGTGAAGTGCTGGATGCGCTGCTCGCCGATCTCTGGCGGCGCGAGCTGGCGGAAGCCGAACCGGCCTGGGCGCGCTTCCTGGCGCAGAAGCGCATCACCCCGGTCTCGCTGCGCCAGCGCCTGCGTTCGCACCTGGGCAAGCCTTACCTGCGTGTCGAACCGCGTGAGCTGAAGGCTGGCGATCTGTCCGCTGCCAGCGAAGCCTGGACCCACGCCCAGGCTTTCTGGCAACGCCAGGGTGCCGAGTGCGTGGCCCAGCTCGCCCAGCTCGATGGCCTCAACAAGCGCAGCTACGACGCCGCCAAATTTGCGATATGGCAGACCGAACTGGATGCCTACTTCGCCGACCCCGCCGCCCTCTTCGCGCCGCCAACGGGCCTGGAGAAGCTCGGCACCGAGGCGCTGGCCAAGGCCACCAAGAAGGGCTTCGATGCGCCGGACCATGCCCTCTGTGCCGCGCTGCAAAGGCTCTTCGACGCCCTGGCAGAAGCCGCTCCCGCGGGTGAGGCCCGTCTGATCGACCTGCAGGTACGCCTGCTGGACACCCTCAACCGAGAGCTGCCGGCACGCAAGGCTGCCCAGCGTCTGCTGGCCTTCGACGATCTGCTCAATCGCCTTGACGACGCCTTGTGCGGACCGGCAGGCGATGCGCTGGGCGAGGCCTTGCGCGAGCGCTATCCGGTGGCGCTGATCGACGAGTTCCAGGACACCGACCCGGTGCAATACGCGATCTTCCACCGGGTATACGAAGAACGGGGCGACCTGTGTTTCGTCGGCGATCCCAAGCAGGCCATCTACGCCTTCCGTGGCGCCGACCTCGCCACCTACCTCAAGGCCCGCGACGAGGCCGCGCGACAGTACAGCCTGGACACCAACCACCGTTCCACACCGCAGCTGATCGCAGCCCTCAATCAGGTCTTCGACCGCCCCCTGCCATTCGCCGAACCCGGCCTCGACTACCCGCCCGTGGGAGCCAGCAGCAAGGCTCGCGCGCGGCTGGTGCTGCCTGAAGCCGTTGCGCCGCTGGAACTGGTGTGGCTGGGGGATGAACCGCTTGGCAAGGGCGAAGCGGGCGGTGCGGTGGCCACGGATACCGCGCGCCGCATTGCCGGTCTGCTGGCCGCCAGTGCGCGTGGAGAGGCATATTTCGAAGAAGATGGCGTACGTTCGCCACTCAAGGGCGGGGACATCGCTGTGCTGGTGGCCAGCCACCGTCAGGCCGGTGATGTGGCTGCCGAGCTGGCCGACCGTGGTGTACCCAGCGTGCGTCGGGGGCGAGACAGCGTCTGGCACAGCGAAGAGGCTGCGGAACTGGCGGCAGTACTGGCGGCCTACGCCGAGCCCGGTCGTGAAGGCGTGCTGCGCTATGCCCTGTCCACCCGCCTGCTGGGCCGGGACGCGCAGCAACTGGCGCGCTGCCAGGATGACGAACACGCCTGGGACGAAGAGCGCGAGAATGCCGAGCGTTATCACCAGCTCTGGCAACAGCAGGGCTTCATGCGGGCCTTCCGCGCCTGGCTCGATGAGCAAGGCGTGGCCGAGCGTCTGATTGCCCTGCCCGATGGCGAGCGACGGCTGACCAACCTCCTCCACCTGGCCGAACTGCTGCAAACCGAAAGCCTCCAGCGGCCTGGCCTGGAACCGCTGCTGACCTGGTTCAACGCCCAGCGTGCCGCCGAGAGCCATGGCGACGATGCGTTGCTGCGCCTGGAAAGCGATGCCGAGCGGGTGCAGATCGTCACCGTGCACACCAGCAAGGGCCTGGAGTACCCGCTGGTGTTCTGCCCCTACCTCTGGGACGGCGCGTTGTTGCGCCGCGAAGAGGACATCACCTGCCACGCCGAGGACGGAACGCCGTTGCTCGATCTCGGCGGAGAGGATTACGACAACCATCGCGCAACTGCCCGCCGCGAACGCTTTGCCGAACGCTTGCGCCTGGCCTATGTGGCCTTGACCCGTGCCCGCGACCGTCTCTGGCTGCACTGGGGCCCCGTGGCCCTGCCCAAGGCGAAGAAGGATGGCGAGCTTCCGGAGGATGGCCTGCACAGTTGCGCCCTCGCCTGGCTGCTGCATGGCCGCGAACTGGACGAGGCCGATGTACTGGCCGCCCTCGCCCGGCACCTGGCCAGCCGCGATGGCGTCGCCCTGCGCGCCGAGCTGGAAACCCTGGCCAACGCCAGCGAAGGTCAGATTGCGGTTGTCGAACTGCAGGCCGAGGAAGCCAGTGCGCAAGGCGAATCCCGCGCGCTGCCCCCGGCCGGTCTCGCCACGCTGGAGCGGACCCTGGCCAGCGCCTGGCGGGTGGGTAGTTTCTCTGGCCTGGCCGCCGGCCTGCATATGGAAGCGCCTGACCGTGACGGTCTGGTGATACCGCCGGCCACCGAGCCGGGCAGCGGCTTCTTCGCTTTCCCCCGCGGCGCCCGCGCCGGTACCTGCCTGCACGCGGTGCTGGAAGACTGGATGCGCGGCGAGGGCGAGTTGTCGGCGCTGGTGCAGAAGCATTTGCAGGGCCACGGCCTGCCGGACAGCTGGACGGACATCGCCAGCGCCCACCTGCAACTGGTGCTGGATACCGACCTGGATGGCCAGGGGCTGAGTCTGTCCGCCCTCGCCGCTCACCGACGGTTGCCGGAGCTGGGTTTCACTTTCCCGGTGGCCGGGCTGGATGTCGGCCGTCTGCGGGCGATCCTCACCGATCCTGTCCACGCACTGCCGGATGCCATGCGCGCGGCCGCCGAGCGTCTGGAGTTCGACACCCTCAAGGGCTTCATGAAGGGCTTCATCGACCTGACTTTCGAGCATGACGGGCGCTGGTACATCGCCGACTACAAGTCCAACTGGCTTGGCCCGGATGCCAGCTACTACGGCGGCGATCGCCTGACGCAAGCCATCGCCGCCGAGCACTATCACCTGCAGTACCTGATCTATCTCGTAGCGCTGCGGCGCTTCCTGCGCCAGCGCCTGGACGGTTTCTCCAGCGAGCAACTGGGCGGTGCCTGGTACCTGTTCCTGCGCGGCATGCCGGACGCGGGTGTGTTCTTCCATCGTCCTGCCGACAGCTTGCTGGATGCGCTGGACCTGTTGTTCGAGGAGGGCCACTGA
- the recC gene encoding exodeoxyribonuclease V subunit gamma has translation MLNLYHANDLESLGELACTLLAQPQRDPLAPARVVVPSQGMGRWLTLQLARKQGIAMHLDIQLPARFVWDVTRLVLGELPPQSAFNPVTLGWRLYDWLCEPDNLARAPRLAQYLGGGDERRRLTLGSRIADVFDQYLLYRDDWLDTWERGELLGLGADEEWQALLWRELTADGHPHRARLLGDLLARLHAGEGIAGLPERLVVFGISSLPPHHMRVLEGLARHCEVILFALNPCREAWGDIRDIRELARLPEPGIDDWYLDVGHPLLASLGKQGRDFFDALFTLGGQDIGVYAEDDDLHDSSLLRAVQNDILRLRTRRPEERMSLREDDRSLEVHLCHSPLREVEVLHDQLLARFKADPALTPDQVVVLTPDIERYAPYIEAVFAPREGVPRIPFSLADRSLRAELPLVEAFLALLELPQSRFAAEELLAWLEQPALAARAGIENEDLPLLRDWLRDAGVRWGRDGAHRARLGLPEEGAFSWRQGLDRLLLGFAAPPQLAGDSPPLLGDNWPLDALEGARAQLLGRLAGFVQRLGVLADDMARPRPLAEWAETLQGLIDLLFDEREAGDTLLLLSQACGALREQAEAAGIERPLELALVRQHLVAALDQGSGASGFLTGAVTFCTMVPMRSLPFRQVCLLGLDDGAFPRRTPAAGFDLISRKPRRGDRARRLDDRYLLLETLQSARDGLYLSFVGRDPRDNAHLPPSVLVSELLETIDLTAIAGAHKASERVLVMHPLQPFASGNFVGGQQAGFAAPWFRAAQRLAETPQAAAAPFALPLPEPDADWLTLEPSQLIQCFRHPARFLLEQRLGLRLADTEEALASDEPFSLEGPAWRGLRQLALDAVERDWSETDERRIARAAGWLPVGELGHALWGQLRGPVRAFAPRLFEARPEAVPQPLLVDIELAGVRIHGWLDGVTPDGLFGWRLNRLGEWELAPFWLRHLLLNLAATPGIARDSRLLSPAGDWQAGPLANARELLEPWLHAYREALCAPLPLLTKASYGFAHGLRKPGRKEPIDAARSKARVAWEGIDFGPLGESHDPWYALAFRDREPLDERFEQLAETLFGPALDALAGDDDEE, from the coding sequence ATGCTCAACCTCTACCACGCCAACGACCTGGAAAGCCTCGGCGAGCTGGCCTGCACCCTGCTCGCACAACCCCAGCGCGACCCGCTGGCGCCTGCTCGGGTCGTAGTGCCGAGCCAGGGCATGGGGCGTTGGCTGACCTTGCAACTGGCGCGCAAGCAAGGCATTGCCATGCATCTGGATATCCAGCTGCCCGCGCGCTTCGTCTGGGATGTCACACGCCTTGTGCTGGGCGAGTTGCCGCCGCAATCGGCCTTCAACCCCGTGACCCTGGGCTGGCGCCTCTACGACTGGCTCTGCGAACCCGACAACCTAGCCCGTGCACCTCGTCTGGCGCAGTACCTGGGAGGCGGCGACGAACGCCGCCGCCTGACCCTCGGCTCACGCATCGCCGACGTCTTCGACCAGTACCTGCTCTACCGCGACGACTGGCTCGACACCTGGGAGCGTGGCGAATTGCTGGGACTGGGCGCGGACGAGGAGTGGCAGGCGCTGCTCTGGCGCGAACTCACTGCCGATGGCCATCCGCATCGTGCGCGCCTGCTGGGTGACCTGCTGGCGCGACTGCACGCAGGCGAAGGCATTGCAGGTCTGCCGGAACGCCTGGTGGTGTTCGGCATCAGCAGCCTGCCGCCGCATCACATGCGCGTACTGGAAGGCCTGGCGCGGCATTGCGAGGTGATCCTCTTCGCGCTCAACCCGTGCCGCGAGGCATGGGGCGACATCCGCGATATCCGCGAGTTGGCGCGGTTGCCGGAGCCGGGCATCGACGACTGGTACCTGGACGTCGGCCATCCGCTGCTGGCCAGCCTCGGCAAGCAGGGCCGCGATTTTTTCGATGCGTTGTTCACTCTGGGCGGCCAGGACATCGGCGTTTATGCCGAGGACGACGACCTGCATGACAGCAGTCTGCTGCGCGCCGTGCAGAACGACATCCTGCGCCTGCGCACCCGTCGTCCCGAAGAGCGCATGAGCCTGCGCGAGGATGATCGCTCCCTGGAAGTCCACCTTTGCCACTCGCCCCTGCGCGAAGTGGAGGTGCTGCACGACCAGCTGCTGGCGCGCTTCAAGGCCGACCCCGCACTCACCCCCGACCAGGTGGTAGTGCTGACGCCGGACATCGAGCGTTATGCCCCCTATATCGAAGCGGTCTTCGCCCCCCGCGAAGGCGTGCCGCGCATCCCCTTCAGCCTGGCCGACCGCAGCCTGCGCGCCGAGTTGCCGTTGGTGGAAGCCTTCCTCGCCCTGCTGGAGCTTCCCCAAAGCCGCTTCGCCGCCGAAGAACTCCTGGCCTGGCTGGAACAGCCGGCCCTGGCCGCTCGCGCCGGTATCGAGAACGAAGACCTTCCGCTGCTGCGCGACTGGCTGCGTGACGCCGGCGTGCGCTGGGGGCGTGATGGCGCCCACCGCGCGCGCCTTGGCCTGCCCGAGGAAGGCGCCTTCAGCTGGAGGCAGGGGCTGGACCGCCTGCTGCTGGGCTTCGCCGCGCCGCCGCAACTGGCCGGTGACTCCCCGCCCCTGCTCGGCGACAACTGGCCGCTGGATGCCCTGGAGGGCGCTCGTGCGCAGTTGCTCGGCCGTCTCGCCGGCTTCGTCCAGCGCCTTGGTGTCCTGGCCGACGACATGGCCCGGCCGCGTCCACTGGCGGAGTGGGCGGAAACCCTGCAGGGCCTGATCGACCTGCTGTTCGACGAGCGCGAGGCCGGCGACACCCTGTTGCTGCTGTCCCAGGCCTGCGGTGCCTTGCGCGAACAGGCCGAGGCCGCCGGCATCGAGCGCCCGCTGGAACTGGCCCTGGTACGCCAGCATCTGGTGGCAGCCCTGGACCAGGGCAGCGGCGCTTCGGGCTTCCTGACCGGCGCGGTGACCTTTTGCACCATGGTGCCCATGCGCAGCCTGCCGTTCCGCCAGGTCTGTTTGCTTGGACTGGACGACGGCGCCTTCCCGCGTCGTACCCCGGCGGCCGGTTTCGACCTGATAAGCCGCAAACCCCGGCGCGGTGATCGCGCCCGGCGCCTGGACGACCGTTACCTGTTGCTGGAAACCCTGCAATCGGCACGCGACGGGCTTTATCTCAGTTTTGTCGGACGCGACCCACGGGATAACGCGCACCTGCCGCCTTCCGTGCTGGTCAGCGAGCTGCTGGAAACCATCGACCTCACCGCTATTGCCGGTGCGCACAAGGCAAGCGAGCGGGTGCTGGTGATGCATCCGCTGCAACCTTTCGCCTCGGGCAACTTCGTCGGTGGCCAGCAGGCCGGCTTTGCCGCGCCTTGGTTCCGCGCGGCTCAACGTCTGGCGGAAACGCCCCAGGCCGCCGCGGCGCCCTTCGCCTTGCCGCTACCGGAGCCCGATGCCGACTGGCTGACCCTCGAGCCCTCGCAGTTGATCCAGTGCTTCCGCCATCCGGCGCGCTTTCTCCTCGAACAGCGCCTTGGCCTGCGTCTGGCGGACACCGAGGAAGCCCTGGCCAGCGACGAGCCTTTCAGCCTTGAAGGCCCGGCCTGGCGCGGCCTGCGCCAGCTCGCCCTGGACGCCGTGGAACGCGACTGGTCTGAGACTGACGAACGACGCATTGCCCGTGCCGCTGGCTGGCTACCGGTCGGCGAGCTGGGCCACGCCCTCTGGGGCCAGCTGCGTGGCCCGGTACGTGCCTTCGCCCCGCGCCTGTTTGAGGCGCGACCGGAGGCGGTGCCGCAGCCGTTGCTGGTGGATATCGAACTGGCCGGTGTACGCATTCACGGCTGGCTCGATGGGGTGACGCCCGACGGCCTGTTTGGCTGGCGCCTGAACCGACTCGGCGAATGGGAGCTCGCGCCGTTCTGGCTGCGCCATCTGTTGCTCAACCTCGCCGCCACGCCCGGCATTGCGCGCGACAGCCGCCTGCTATCGCCGGCTGGCGACTGGCAGGCCGGTCCCCTGGCGAACGCCCGCGAACTGCTGGAGCCCTGGTTGCACGCCTATCGCGAAGCTCTATGCGCGCCCCTGCCTCTGTTGACCAAGGCCAGCTATGGCTTCGCCCACGGCCTGCGCAAACCCGGTCGCAAGGAGCCGATCGACGCTGCCCGTTCCAAGGCGCGTGTGGCCTGGGAAGGCATCGACTTCGGCCCGCTCGGCGAATCCCATGACCCCTGGTACGCCCTCGCCTTCCGCGATCGTGAACCCCTGGACGAGCGCTTCGAACAACTGGCCGAAACCCTGTTCGGCCCGGCACTGGATGCCCTGGCGGGAGATGACGATGAGGAATGA
- a CDS encoding Na/Pi cotransporter family protein codes for MLTLLNLLSAVALLIWGTHIVRTGILRVYGANLRRLLSRSVRRPPLAFAAGIGVTALVQSSNATALLVSSFVSQGLMLLAPALAIMLGADVGTALMARVLTLDLSWLSPLLIFFGVIFFLSRKQTRLGQLGRVGIGLGLIILALQLIIAAAEPITTAKGVKVLFSSLTGDVLLDALTGALFAMISYSSLAAVLLTATLAASKVISLKVALCLVIGANLGSGILALLSSSLQNPAGRRVALGSLAFKLAGCILVLPLVGPLASWIDTWPISNAELVIAFHLLYNSVRCTLCLPLTVPMARLCNWLLPDRPQPDDVAKPRHLDPAALDTPSLALANAVRETLRMGDIVEQMLNNLLHLLRGGDPVLGKDIHRLDDDIDALYTAIKLYLARMPRDDLGERDSRRWAEIIELTINLEQAGDIIERMLDDVQSKNRAQGRAFSEEGLGEIVNLHDQLVENLRLSLSVFLNGDQENAKRLRRAKQRFRILERRYAHAHVSRLHQQVVQSIETSALHLGLISDMKRINSLFCAIAYAVLDNPDAPDSLEIPEEKHPQEEPQRYFEPEIGSHR; via the coding sequence ATGCTGACGTTGCTCAATCTCCTCTCGGCCGTCGCCTTGCTCATCTGGGGCACGCATATCGTGCGAACGGGCATCCTCCGCGTGTACGGCGCCAACCTGCGCCGCCTGCTCAGTCGCAGCGTCCGCCGTCCGCCCCTGGCCTTCGCCGCTGGCATTGGCGTCACGGCCCTCGTGCAAAGCAGCAACGCCACTGCACTGCTGGTCAGCTCCTTTGTCTCCCAAGGGTTGATGCTACTGGCTCCGGCGCTGGCCATCATGCTCGGCGCCGACGTCGGCACGGCCCTGATGGCGCGGGTGCTGACCCTGGACCTGTCGTGGCTGTCGCCACTGCTGATCTTCTTCGGGGTGATCTTCTTCCTCTCCCGCAAGCAGACCCGCCTGGGGCAGCTCGGGCGGGTAGGCATCGGACTCGGGCTGATCATCCTCGCCCTGCAATTGATCATCGCTGCCGCCGAGCCCATCACCACCGCCAAGGGCGTGAAGGTGCTGTTCTCTTCGCTGACCGGTGATGTGCTGCTGGACGCCCTGACCGGCGCGCTGTTCGCGATGATTTCTTACTCCAGCCTGGCCGCCGTTCTGCTCACCGCCACGCTGGCCGCGTCCAAGGTAATCTCCCTCAAGGTGGCGCTCTGCCTGGTGATCGGCGCCAACCTCGGCAGCGGCATCCTCGCCCTGCTCAGCAGCAGCCTGCAGAACCCCGCCGGACGCCGCGTGGCCCTGGGCAGCCTGGCCTTCAAGCTGGCCGGCTGCATCCTCGTACTGCCGCTGGTGGGCCCCCTGGCCAGCTGGATCGACACCTGGCCCATTTCCAACGCCGAACTGGTGATCGCCTTCCACCTGCTCTACAACAGCGTGCGCTGCACTCTCTGCCTACCCCTGACGGTACCCATGGCGCGACTGTGCAACTGGTTGCTGCCGGACCGACCGCAGCCAGACGATGTCGCCAAGCCGCGCCATCTCGATCCAGCCGCCCTGGATACTCCGAGCCTCGCCCTGGCCAACGCCGTGCGCGAGACCCTGCGCATGGGCGATATCGTCGAGCAGATGCTGAACAACCTGTTGCATCTGCTGCGCGGCGGCGACCCGGTGCTGGGCAAGGACATCCACCGCCTGGATGACGACATCGATGCGCTCTACACCGCCATCAAGCTTTACCTGGCGCGCATGCCGCGCGATGACCTGGGTGAGCGCGACAGCCGGCGCTGGGCCGAAATCATCGAGCTGACCATCAATCTGGAGCAGGCCGGCGACATCATCGAGCGCATGCTCGATGACGTGCAGAGCAAGAACAGGGCCCAGGGCCGCGCCTTCTCCGAAGAAGGGCTGGGAGAGATCGTCAATCTTCACGACCAGTTGGTGGAAAACCTGCGCCTGTCGCTGTCGGTGTTTCTCAACGGCGATCAGGAAAACGCCAAGCGGCTGCGTCGGGCCAAGCAGCGCTTCCGCATCCTCGAACGCCGCTACGCCCACGCCCACGTCTCGCGGCTGCACCAGCAGGTGGTGCAGAGCATCGAGACCAGCGCCCTGCACCTTGGCCTGATCAGCGACATGAAGCGCATCAACTCGCTGTTCTGCGCCATCGCCTATGCGGTGCTGGACAACCCGGATGCCCCGGACTCCCTGGAAATCCCGGAGGAAAAACACCCGCAGGAAGAGCCGCAGCGCTATTTCGAACCGGAGATCGGCTCCCATCGTTGA